The following are encoded in a window of Sporosarcina luteola genomic DNA:
- a CDS encoding DNA alkylation repair protein gives MTETKGTEMIRSSKAENILSQINSKTKLGDLRKIAKDIKKDHELAMELWSTGEFLPRLLAILIMDKKLLTQDVLNQLDKDIQAHTLEERNNIMDWLMANQLTKDKKTIFLMESWENSPSALQRRAFWYYQARLRWTGQTPPDNTEELLAAIEATITQEEPEVQWAMNFTAGWIGVYDEKNRARCIKIGEEAGLYKDEKVSKGCTPNYLPEFITIEVNKRIKS, from the coding sequence ATGACCGAAACTAAAGGCACAGAAATGATACGCTCTTCAAAAGCAGAAAACATCCTCTCTCAGATCAATAGTAAAACTAAGCTAGGCGACTTACGAAAAATCGCCAAGGACATTAAAAAAGATCACGAACTAGCTATGGAACTTTGGTCAACCGGAGAGTTTTTGCCGAGACTATTAGCAATCCTAATTATGGACAAAAAACTGCTTACACAAGATGTGCTCAATCAGCTTGATAAAGATATACAGGCTCACACTTTGGAGGAGCGAAATAACATAATGGATTGGTTGATGGCTAATCAGCTCACCAAAGACAAGAAGACGATTTTCTTGATGGAGTCATGGGAAAATAGCCCTTCTGCTCTTCAAAGGCGAGCTTTCTGGTATTATCAAGCGCGATTGAGATGGACTGGACAAACACCGCCTGATAATACCGAAGAATTGCTAGCTGCAATCGAGGCTACTATTACGCAGGAAGAACCGGAAGTTCAATGGGCTATGAATTTTACCGCAGGCTGGATAGGCGTATACGATGAAAAGAATCGTGCACGTTGTATAAAAATAGGTGAGGAAGCGGGCCTTTACAAAGATGAAAAAGTATCGAAAGGATGTACTCCCAACTATTTGCCCGAGTTCATTACGATTGAAGTTAACAAACGGATTAAGAGTTAG